CCAAGAAATTACCAGTAGCCTAAAGGGCATTTTCACAAACATCAATACAGAACGATTAACGGAAATCTTAATTGCCTTAGTGCTGTGTTTTGTTGGTTTTCTCTTGGCACGTCTGGTTTCAAATACCTTTATCCGAACCATTGGCACTAAGTTTAACGCGCACCAACGACTGGTCTGGCGACGTGGTATTTTTTACTTTATTTTCCTAATTTTTGTGATGGCCAGCCTCAAAGAAGCTGGTTTTAAACTGAGTGTGTTTTTAGGCGCAGCAGGTATTTTGACGGTTGCTTTAGGTTTTGCCTCCCAAACCTCTGCATCCAACTTAATCAGTGGATTGTTCCTGATTGGTGAGGGTTCCTTTGAAATTGGCGACACTATTTCAATCACCCTTATTCGTGGCAATACTATTGAAGGTGAAGTCATTTCAATTGACCTTCTTTCGGTTAAGTTACTCACTCAAGACAACATTTATGTACGACTGCCGAATGAACAACTGATTCGAGCCCCAGTTCATAACCTCTCTAAGTTTCCAATACGGCGCATTCCCATCACCTTAGCCATTAACTTCCATGAGAACATCATCAAAGTACGTGAAGTGCTGGTTGATGTGGCTAATAAATATCCTTTGGTTCTTGCTGACCCTAAACCTGCCGTCACCGTCACCGCTTTTCGTGAGTCTTCGATTGAACTACTGTTTGCCGTGTGGTGTCAGCAAGAACACTTTTTACAAGTGCGCGATGAAATGCAGGAACGTATTCGCAATGGTTTCTTAGATAATCAAATCGAAATTCCTGTGCCAAAAATGGGCTTTGTCGATCATCCGCTTTCAAGGCCATTATCCAATCAAGAAATCGATCAATATGCCAATGCACAAGCCTTGAAACGAGAACCGAATATCAAATAGATCAATGCAGCTCCTTATGATCCATCCAGACATAAGGAGTTGAGCTAATTTAATGGGTCTTTTCTTCAAGTTCAGGCATCGGCGCAATATACGCGATCACCAACATCACTAGGCCAGCACCCAAAAATGAAATCACACGGGTCAAGGTGCCAATATGAGACAAGTCAAATAAAACCAGCTTGAGCGTCACCAAAACCAAAATACAACCACCAAAAATCCACAATGAACGCAAGTTGCGTTTGGTTGCCGTCAGCATGCAAATGAAAGCCAAACTAACCCAAAGCAAAGTAAAACTCAGCTGCACTAAAGCGTTTTCCCACATTTCCCAGTCATTATAGGGTGTTAGGAAGTAGACATGCAGCGCACGTAGCACCACATAACTACTGAGCCAAAGTAGACTCGACATCATCAAAATGGCACCCAGACTTTTTTCCAAGCCTGCTTTCATCTGTAAATTCAGCATCCAAATGAACCCGATCAGCATCGCAATACTGATCAAGTCGAATGGGTTGAATATCGGCAACCAATATAGCTGAAAAGCTTGCAGGCTAAAAATCTGAGAACAGACGATCCAAAACAGCATAAGCACTAAGGTATTACGTGCCTGCCAAAACTTTCGCCACAAGTTTGGAGTGGGCTGCGCATAACACCATACGGCAAAGGCGAGCGGTAAAATAACGATGCTCAGATATGGCATACTTGGGATGAGAGTTAAACTGGTCAGCGCCAAACTCAGTAAAGCACCCAAACTCACCCATTCCAGCTCATCCTCCACACCCTGTAGTGGGCGTAACCACAGCAAGGTGAGTAATCCACTCGTTAAAGCAAACAATAGACGGTCTAATCCAGAATGCCACATAATGATGCCATCATGGCTCAGGTCAACCAAGAAAATAAAGACAATGGCATAGAGCGGAATTAGGCCAATCCATTTGGGTAATAGCCATGACCAACTGGCTTTGCGGTAGAGCAGCCATTCATTTAGCACTGTATATAAAAGGACAATGATCATCAACGCTATTGTTACCTGACTTTTACTGTCGATTTCATCTAAAAGCAAAATAAACAACATGCTGGTTGCTGAAAGCAGTTGTAAGCAAAAAAAGGCAATCGTGGCAAAAGACAACTGTTGTCTAAAGCGCTCTACACTGTTGGCAACGGCAACCACAGCAAAATAACTCAGACACAACGCCCAATAAACTTCCGTTGGAAAACGATTGAGCTCGACCACATAGTACAGACTCGACAGTCCTGCTACCGCCAATAAGCCCATTGCCAAATAACGACTCAAGCTCGAGGTACGATACAAAGCGTAGATAAAGATAAGTGCACCCTCGACACTCCAACCCACCACACCCCATTGATCAGGCAGTAAAATAGGGGGAATCAGTGCCAAAAAGACCAAAGTCAAACTGAGATAACTTTGCGCAATCAACTCAACACTGTGGGCTTTTTTTAGCAGTTGATAAAGCATGGCATAGAGCGCTGCAAAGCCTAGACTAAAACCAGCCTGCCAAATCATCTCCTCAAAATACATCATATACAAAAAAGCAAATGCAACAATGGGGGCAGCAAAAATCAAAGCCATATCCAAGATCGGTTTCAACTTAAACTGAGTTAAATCCTCACGTGCCAACAGTTGACTATAACGAAAACTCAGCCAAATAAAGACGGCACTATGTGCTAAAACCAACAAGGTAAGCATGTCTCGCTCAGGCGCTTTACCTTGATAAAAAGCATACGCTCCGCCTACGACCACCGTCATTAAAAAAGCAATTTGATTGAGAACTTTCCACGGCCTAAACGTGCTTAAAACCGCAACTGCAATATTAATCACCAAGTAATAGACCACCAGCTCAATCGCAGTCGCATTTCGTACTGGCAAGGTAAAAGGTGCTAAATAAGCAATGACCATCGCCATTAACGCTAGCTCAATCGACTGCTGTCTTAAACTAAGCCAAAGTGTCACTGCCATCACCACCACAAAGCACAGGCTTGCAATTGCTAAACTTGCAATCACACCGTTGTAGTAAGCAAAAAATAAGGTCAAAAATAAACCTGACAGTCCAAGTGCTTCCAAAGCCAAAGCAAAACTGCGGTTTTTGTGTTGAAGCACATAACCCAAGACCACAACAGACACACTCACCACTGCAACAAGACCCAGCTTAACCGCGAGACTCAACTGCCAATGCTCGGTGGCAAAACGCAATAATAAAATAAGCCCAATCAACAGCACCACGATTGCAACTTTTAAGACTGGATTACCCTGCCACAGCCAGTGTTTCACTTGCTCACTGAGGCTTAAATCATCTGTGTTATTTAGAATGGTGGACTTCGTGGGTAAAGGGAGAGAGTTTTCAAATTCTGGGAAACGGTCGAATATACCCTGATGTGGCTGTACTTGCACAGATAACAATAGATATTCTAGGCGACGCAACCAGCGAAAGAAAAAGAACAACCAACCACTGATCCCCAACCCAATGAGTCCGCCCCATTGCCCCACCATCCCGATTAAAATAATGAAAGACGCAAGGTAAAGCGGCACTTTTGACGTTGGCTGAAAAGCAATGCCCCGTTGTTCCGCCAACGTCGTACTGGGCTTTTCAATACTATCAACATAGTGCATGACACTCATGACCCAAGCGATTCCACACAATGCACTTAACAGTGGCACGGCCAAAAACCATGCTGCAATTGCAACAATGGTCAGCCCCATCAACCACATCATGCGAATTTCACGCTGTCCAGTTTGCATCCGTTCTCAATCTCTTTTTCTCATCTTCAAATAATACATCAGCTTGGCGTCACTATTTAAGCGCTGAACGGTAACCATCTATGCCAATCGGTACATCAATACACTTTGTTCTGTGGCAAAATCACGTACAATGAACAGGTTATTTGGATAAGGAATCTTGCAATGCCACCATTTGTCTTGGTCGATGGCTCATACTTTTTATTTCGTGCTTTTCATGCTTTGCCACCGCTCACCACGTCAACTGGCTTACATACCAATGCAATTCGTGGGGCAATTTCTGCCATCCAGAAACTGATGCGTCGTACTCAACCAACGCATATGGCGGTCATTTTCGATACCCCTGAACCGACTTTCCGTCATGTGCTGTCGCCCATTTATAAAGGTGACCGCCCAAGTATGCCTGATGAATTATCGGAACAAATTCCATACTTGCATGCCTTAATTCGTGCCTTGGGTATCCCTTTATACATGCTCCCAGGTGCAGAGGCAGATGACATCATCGGGACTTTAGCCAAACGTGCAGAAGCCGCGGGACAGCAAGTGCTGATTTCCACAGGCGATAAAGACATGGCTCAACTGGTGACCGATAAAGTCACCTTAGAAGACAGCTTTAAAGACAAGCCGATGGATATAAATGGCGTGTTTGAAAAGTTTGGGGTGTGGCCCAACCAAATTATTGACTATCTGACCCTAATGGGCGATGCCTCTGACGGCATTATGGGTGTTCCAGGTGTCGGTGCCAAAACCGCAGCAAAACTGTTAACAGAATACGGCTCAATTGGTGGCATTTTAGAAAATGTCGATAAAATTAAAGGCAAAGTCGGTCAAAACATCAAAGAACATGCCGATGGAATTGCTCTAGATCACCAACTGGCAAGTATTGTCTGTGACTTAGAGACTGGGCTGACCTTTGACGATCTCAAACTGCAAGATCCGAATACCGAAGCCTTGCGTTCACTGTATACTGAGCTGGAATTTCGCCAGCAGTTGCAATCATTGGATCATCCAAACAATCCTAATAGTGCAACCTACAAACAAGCAACGCAAGAAATTGTTAAATCAGCACAATCTGAAACCGTTATCAATACGGAAGATCAAGCCGTCCAAAGTAGTGTCGATGACCAACTGGGTCAAGCGAACTACCATACTGTGCTCAGTGCAGAACAGTGGGCATCATTATTCAAACGTTTAAGTACAGAAAAACGTTTTGCCTTTGATACTGAAACCACCAGTTTAGACTATCGCTTAGCGCAAATTGTTGGTTTTTCGGTCGCGTTTGATGCTCAAGATGCATATTACGTTCCACTTGCGCATGATTATGAAAATGCACCTGTGCAACTAGAGCGTGAACAGATCTTGGCACAAATCAAACCGATTTTAGAAGATGAGTCGGTTCAAAAAATTGGTCATCATTTGAAATATGATGCACATGTCTTGGAAAATCATGGCATTGAACTCAAAGGTTGGTATTTCGATACCATGTTGGCATCTTATGTCCTCAATGCTGTAGCAACGCGTCACGGGATGGATGACGTGTCACGTCTCTACCTCAGCCACTTAACCACCACGTTTGAACAAGTAGCAGGTAAAGGCGCAAAACAGAAAACCTTTAACCAAATTGAGATCGAAGCCGCTGCACACTATGCTGCCGAAGATGCCCATGTGACCTATCGCCTGTTTGAAGTGCTTGATGCCAAATTGCAAAAGCATCCCGAACTGGTCAATATTTTACACAATGTCGAAATGCCAGTGGCCCGTGTCCTGACCATCATGGAAGAAAACGGCATTGAGCTCGACTTAGACTTCCTCGACCAACTCGGTGTTGAGTTTGCCAATACCATGGCCAATCTTGAAAACCAAATCACAGAACTGGCAGGACAAAGTTTCAATGTTAGCTCGCCGAAGCAAGTCGGTGAGATTTTGTTTGATAAACTCGGACTCAAGGGTGGCAAAAAAACCGCAACCGGTCAGTACAGTACCTCTGAAAGCGTTTTAGAAAAAATTGACCACCCGATTACCGAGCTCATTTTAGACTATCGCGGTTTATCTAAACTCAAAAGCACCTATACCGATGGCTTATTAAAACAAGCCAATAACGATACCCATCGTGTGCATACCAGCTACCACCAAGCACTGACCGCAACAGGCCGTTTATCTTCGACCGATCCAAACCTACAGAACATTCCTGTGCGTGAGGAAATTGGACGTCAAATTCGTAAAGCCTTTATTGCACCGCAAGGTCGCGTGTTATTGGCAGCCGATTATTCACAAATCGAACTGCGTTTAATGGCGCATTTCTCACAAGATGAAGCCTTGGTTGATGCCTTTAATCATGGGCAAGATGTACACCGTCGTACTGCGGCTGAAGTCTTAGGTATCGCCCTCGAAGATGTCACGTCAGACCAACGTCGTCAGGCCAAAGCAGTCAACTTCGGTCTACTCTACGGCATGTCTGAATTTGGCTTAACCCGTCAACTCGGTTTTAGCCGCGAAGAATCGCGTGGCTATATTGCGAAATACTTCCAACGTTATCCGGGCGTGCTCGACTATATGGAACGCACCCGCCAAATTGCACGCGAACAAGGTTTTGTCGAAACCATTTTGGGTCGTCGCTTGTACACGCCAGATATCATGGCAAGCAATAAAATGATCAAACAAGCGGCCGAACGTGCTGCAATTAATGCACCACTACAAGGTTCTGCTGCGGATATTATTAAAATGGCGATGGTTGCAGTTGATCAAATGCTACCGAAAGATCAGGCCAAAATGCTACTACAAGTACACGATGAATTGGTTTTTGAAGTCGATGAAGCTATTGCAGATGAATTGGCACCACAGCTTGCTAAAGTGATGCAATCGGTCTTGAATATTTCAGTCCCTCTTGTAGTTGAAGTTGGCAAAGGTCGAAACTGGGATGAAGCCCACTAAAGCATTTGCGCCTTCCTCCTCCAAGGAGGAAGGCTGGGATGGAAGCTATTTGTCTCCTAAAAGTAAGATCAACGTCTTCATCTAAAAAATTTCAGCCGTA
This DNA window, taken from Acinetobacter sp. WCHA55, encodes the following:
- a CDS encoding mechanosensitive ion channel family protein gives rise to the protein MPNSNIPQEITSSLKGIFTNINTERLTEILIALVLCFVGFLLARLVSNTFIRTIGTKFNAHQRLVWRRGIFYFIFLIFVMASLKEAGFKLSVFLGAAGILTVALGFASQTSASNLISGLFLIGEGSFEIGDTISITLIRGNTIEGEVISIDLLSVKLLTQDNIYVRLPNEQLIRAPVHNLSKFPIRRIPITLAINFHENIIKVREVLVDVANKYPLVLADPKPAVTVTAFRESSIELLFAVWCQQEHFLQVRDEMQERIRNGFLDNQIEIPVPKMGFVDHPLSRPLSNQEIDQYANAQALKREPNIK
- a CDS encoding DUF2339 domain-containing protein; this translates as MQTGQREIRMMWLMGLTIVAIAAWFLAVPLLSALCGIAWVMSVMHYVDSIEKPSTTLAEQRGIAFQPTSKVPLYLASFIILIGMVGQWGGLIGLGISGWLFFFFRWLRRLEYLLLSVQVQPHQGIFDRFPEFENSLPLPTKSTILNNTDDLSLSEQVKHWLWQGNPVLKVAIVVLLIGLILLLRFATEHWQLSLAVKLGLVAVVSVSVVVLGYVLQHKNRSFALALEALGLSGLFLTLFFAYYNGVIASLAIASLCFVVVMAVTLWLSLRQQSIELALMAMVIAYLAPFTLPVRNATAIELVVYYLVINIAVAVLSTFRPWKVLNQIAFLMTVVVGGAYAFYQGKAPERDMLTLLVLAHSAVFIWLSFRYSQLLAREDLTQFKLKPILDMALIFAAPIVAFAFLYMMYFEEMIWQAGFSLGFAALYAMLYQLLKKAHSVELIAQSYLSLTLVFLALIPPILLPDQWGVVGWSVEGALIFIYALYRTSSLSRYLAMGLLAVAGLSSLYYVVELNRFPTEVYWALCLSYFAVVAVANSVERFRQQLSFATIAFFCLQLLSATSMLFILLLDEIDSKSQVTIALMIIVLLYTVLNEWLLYRKASWSWLLPKWIGLIPLYAIVFIFLVDLSHDGIIMWHSGLDRLLFALTSGLLTLLWLRPLQGVEDELEWVSLGALLSLALTSLTLIPSMPYLSIVILPLAFAVWCYAQPTPNLWRKFWQARNTLVLMLFWIVCSQIFSLQAFQLYWLPIFNPFDLISIAMLIGFIWMLNLQMKAGLEKSLGAILMMSSLLWLSSYVVLRALHVYFLTPYNDWEMWENALVQLSFTLLWVSLAFICMLTATKRNLRSLWIFGGCILVLVTLKLVLFDLSHIGTLTRVISFLGAGLVMLVIAYIAPMPELEEKTH
- the polA gene encoding DNA polymerase I; this translates as MPPFVLVDGSYFLFRAFHALPPLTTSTGLHTNAIRGAISAIQKLMRRTQPTHMAVIFDTPEPTFRHVLSPIYKGDRPSMPDELSEQIPYLHALIRALGIPLYMLPGAEADDIIGTLAKRAEAAGQQVLISTGDKDMAQLVTDKVTLEDSFKDKPMDINGVFEKFGVWPNQIIDYLTLMGDASDGIMGVPGVGAKTAAKLLTEYGSIGGILENVDKIKGKVGQNIKEHADGIALDHQLASIVCDLETGLTFDDLKLQDPNTEALRSLYTELEFRQQLQSLDHPNNPNSATYKQATQEIVKSAQSETVINTEDQAVQSSVDDQLGQANYHTVLSAEQWASLFKRLSTEKRFAFDTETTSLDYRLAQIVGFSVAFDAQDAYYVPLAHDYENAPVQLEREQILAQIKPILEDESVQKIGHHLKYDAHVLENHGIELKGWYFDTMLASYVLNAVATRHGMDDVSRLYLSHLTTTFEQVAGKGAKQKTFNQIEIEAAAHYAAEDAHVTYRLFEVLDAKLQKHPELVNILHNVEMPVARVLTIMEENGIELDLDFLDQLGVEFANTMANLENQITELAGQSFNVSSPKQVGEILFDKLGLKGGKKTATGQYSTSESVLEKIDHPITELILDYRGLSKLKSTYTDGLLKQANNDTHRVHTSYHQALTATGRLSSTDPNLQNIPVREEIGRQIRKAFIAPQGRVLLAADYSQIELRLMAHFSQDEALVDAFNHGQDVHRRTAAEVLGIALEDVTSDQRRQAKAVNFGLLYGMSEFGLTRQLGFSREESRGYIAKYFQRYPGVLDYMERTRQIAREQGFVETILGRRLYTPDIMASNKMIKQAAERAAINAPLQGSAADIIKMAMVAVDQMLPKDQAKMLLQVHDELVFEVDEAIADELAPQLAKVMQSVLNISVPLVVEVGKGRNWDEAH